One part of the Moorena sp. SIOASIH genome encodes these proteins:
- a CDS encoding M23 family metallopeptidase: MGNLRQSQTKKTLTSQQQQPSPSTKPELHPIEELQGIIGNRALGNLIKSQHQNSHSEVGSQQKVARTIDPLLSSLSPVTAQSIQPMPIFRGLSHELMGNWQQGNPVQAKLTIGEAGDKYEQEAERVASEVVDLNNTPVSSLSTQHESIQRQDEESTSDSSTIRALAQGKVIFAGWYNGCGNTVKIDHGNGLVTRYAHNRKLYVSQEQVVQQGEPIAAARSKVRSTAPHLHFEVRMHKTPSSPSIYIRRQCFEYS, encoded by the coding sequence ATGGGTAATCTACGACAAAGCCAAACAAAAAAAACACTCACTTCTCAACAGCAACAACCATCACCTAGTACCAAGCCAGAGCTCCACCCCATAGAAGAATTGCAAGGGATAATCGGCAACCGGGCACTAGGTAATTTAATTAAATCCCAGCACCAAAACTCTCACTCAGAAGTTGGTTCCCAACAGAAAGTTGCTCGAACTATTGACCCTCTGCTGAGTAGTCTTTCCCCTGTTACTGCACAGTCAATTCAGCCAATGCCAATCTTTAGGGGACTTTCCCATGAATTAATGGGCAATTGGCAGCAGGGCAATCCAGTGCAGGCGAAGCTCACCATTGGTGAAGCTGGGGATAAGTATGAACAAGAAGCTGAGCGAGTAGCATCGGAAGTAGTGGACCTGAATAACACACCAGTTTCTAGTTTGTCAACTCAACATGAGTCGATTCAACGTCAAGACGAAGAAAGCACTAGCGATAGTAGCACGATTCGAGCGCTAGCCCAGGGCAAGGTAATTTTCGCGGGTTGGTACAATGGTTGTGGCAATACAGTTAAGATTGATCACGGCAATGGTTTGGTGACACGCTATGCTCATAACCGTAAACTATATGTGAGCCAGGAACAGGTGGTGCAGCAAGGGGAACCAATCGCAGCAGCTCGCTCTAAAGTTCGTTCTACTGCTCCTCACCTCCACTTTGAAGTCCGTATGCATAAGACACCATCATCTCCAAGTATCTACATCAGAAGGCAATGTTTTGAATACAGCTAA
- a CDS encoding carboxypeptidase-like regulatory domain-containing protein, giving the protein MSNQIRLEAIRHRVAIAGQVKDAQTQQVIPGAVVEIADMPESFKSKIDLLAGLYGDDWEKRVNGPDRTRTRVDGYFYFQDLPDGLYTLTASLAGAGTRYSDDPTIKTIPPGSDAESDQTEVQVSSDPETGAIAIPTVNFYFQPTALLGNVTNSDDEAVVMAKVEIEGSGEYTFTDNDGNYLLSSLEGSRNTSSPRQVIVKVVAQGYQQETSQLVDLNQGQVTTHNFSVIRVN; this is encoded by the coding sequence GTGTCAAATCAGATCAGGTTGGAGGCAATCCGCCATCGGGTCGCCATCGCCGGGCAGGTTAAAGATGCCCAAACTCAGCAGGTGATTCCAGGAGCAGTGGTCGAGATTGCCGATATGCCCGAAAGCTTCAAAAGCAAGATAGATCTGCTAGCTGGCCTGTACGGAGATGACTGGGAAAAGAGGGTCAACGGACCTGACCGCACTCGTACCAGAGTTGACGGCTATTTTTACTTTCAGGATCTCCCTGATGGGCTATATACCTTGACGGCTTCCTTGGCAGGTGCAGGTACTCGCTATAGTGATGACCCAACCATCAAAACTATACCGCCTGGTTCTGATGCGGAATCCGATCAGACCGAGGTTCAGGTGTCATCAGATCCAGAAACTGGTGCGATCGCCATACCTACAGTTAATTTCTATTTCCAACCAACTGCTCTATTGGGTAACGTCACCAACTCAGACGATGAAGCTGTGGTTATGGCCAAAGTTGAAATTGAGGGGAGTGGTGAGTATACTTTTACTGACAACGATGGCAACTATCTCCTGAGTAGTCTGGAAGGATCTAGGAATACATCAAGTCCTCGCCAGGTTATAGTTAAGGTTGTTGCCCAAGGCTACCAGCAAGAAACCTCTCAACTTGTAGACTTGAACCAAGGGCAAGTGACCACGCACAATTTCTCTGTGATCAGAGTAAATTAA
- a CDS encoding DUF4255 domain-containing protein: protein MIHDLDKTLEELLKSELPPDLISPGSGTAVTISFATPDKDFSVKPAINLFLYDVRENLELRNTTWSTERSNGRATKRRNPVRVDCSYLITAWSALTGTGNGQRPEQEEHQWLGEVMKVLLRHRMIPAAVLQGNLRGMEPPIRTVSLSQSNLQSLGEFWQAMGGKPRPALNYTLTMAVEVDDPVDAGTLVTDMRIG from the coding sequence ATGATTCACGATCTGGATAAAACGTTGGAGGAATTGCTCAAGAGCGAACTCCCTCCTGACCTAATCTCCCCAGGGAGTGGTACAGCAGTTACGATTAGCTTTGCCACACCGGACAAGGATTTTAGTGTTAAGCCAGCGATTAATCTTTTTCTTTATGATGTGCGTGAGAATCTGGAGTTACGCAACACCACCTGGTCAACTGAACGCAGTAACGGTAGGGCGACCAAAAGGCGTAATCCAGTACGAGTGGATTGCTCTTACCTAATCACCGCTTGGTCTGCTCTTACAGGTACAGGTAATGGTCAAAGACCAGAACAAGAAGAGCACCAATGGCTGGGGGAGGTAATGAAAGTGCTACTGCGTCATCGTATGATTCCAGCGGCTGTATTACAGGGAAACCTCAGGGGGATGGAACCTCCGATCAGGACAGTTAGTCTGAGTCAGAGCAACCTACAAAGTTTGGGGGAATTCTGGCAAGCAATGGGAGGAAAGCCCAGACCAGCATTGAACTACACCCTGACTATGGCTGTGGAAGTCGATGATCCGGTTGACGCAGGAACTTTGGTAACCGATATGAGGATTGGGTGA
- a CDS encoding Uma2 family endonuclease: MYQQTDPPRPPKEILPTMYDLPSEEKEDSGLPDQYHIWQADLLEKTFFPPNYPRNQILVASDLNIYYNLKHPTWYKRPDWFAVLGVDRLYEQRESRLSYVIWQEGVAPFIAIEFLSPSTQKEDLGEVRPQANQPPTKWEVYERMLRIPYYVVFDGNSNKLRLFELVRNSYREVILNRDKFWLPEIELGLGLWSGNYQELNRLWLRWYDAAGNWIPTPVEKERQLVEQERQRAEREHQRAERLAAQLRAMGVEPED, from the coding sequence ATGTATCAACAAACCGATCCACCCCGACCCCCGAAAGAAATCCTACCGACAATGTACGATCTACCTAGCGAGGAAAAGGAGGATTCAGGATTGCCAGATCAATACCATATATGGCAAGCAGACTTACTGGAAAAAACGTTTTTCCCCCCCAATTATCCTAGAAACCAAATTCTCGTTGCTAGCGATCTGAATATTTACTACAATCTGAAACATCCTACTTGGTATAAACGTCCCGATTGGTTTGCTGTCTTGGGAGTGGATCGTTTGTACGAACAAAGAGAATCCCGGTTGAGTTACGTGATCTGGCAGGAAGGAGTAGCTCCTTTTATTGCCATCGAATTCCTTTCTCCAAGTACACAGAAAGAAGACTTAGGAGAAGTTAGGCCACAAGCCAACCAACCCCCAACTAAATGGGAAGTTTACGAACGGATGCTACGGATTCCCTATTACGTAGTCTTCGATGGTAATAGCAATAAACTACGCTTGTTTGAGTTAGTGCGCAATAGCTATCGGGAAGTGATTCTCAACCGTGACAAATTCTGGCTTCCAGAAATAGAATTAGGTTTAGGATTGTGGTCAGGAAACTATCAAGAGTTAAACCGACTTTGGTTGCGTTGGTACGATGCAGCCGGAAATTGGATTCCTACACCGGTTGAGAAAGAAAGACAGCTAGTTGAACAAGAACGTCAACGAGCTGAACGAGAACATCAACGAGCTGAACGTCTAGCAGCTCAATTGCGAGCAATGGGTGTAGAGCCAGAAGATTGA
- a CDS encoding Uma2 family endonuclease, whose translation MVQSQPKILTLEEFLKLPETNPASEYLDGKIVQKPMPQGKHSRLQGELIPAINSLVKPKKIACAFPELRCTFGGRSIIPDISVFLWNRIPCDDNGEIANVFNLTPDWTIEILSPDQSHTKVTKNILHCLKHGTQIGWLIDPEEKTVFVYHSKQEIEVFEQPDMLLPVPSFVSELNLTVKDLFAWLLL comes from the coding sequence ATGGTACAATCACAACCTAAAATACTGACATTGGAGGAGTTTCTGAAACTACCGGAAACAAATCCTGCTAGTGAGTACCTTGATGGAAAAATTGTTCAGAAGCCCATGCCTCAAGGAAAACATAGTCGTCTTCAAGGAGAACTAATACCCGCAATCAATAGTTTGGTAAAACCTAAAAAAATTGCTTGCGCTTTTCCTGAATTACGTTGTACCTTTGGGGGTCGCTCAATAATACCTGACATTTCAGTATTTCTTTGGAACCGAATTCCCTGTGATGATAATGGAGAAATTGCCAATGTATTTAACCTGACTCCAGATTGGACTATTGAAATCTTATCTCCAGACCAAAGTCACACAAAAGTAACCAAAAATATTCTTCATTGCCTCAAGCATGGAACCCAGATCGGTTGGTTGATTGACCCAGAGGAAAAAACTGTGTTTGTTTACCATTCTAAACAAGAAATTGAGGTATTCGAACAACCCGATATGTTACTTCCTGTACCATCTTTTGTGAGTGAGCTAAATCTGACAGTTAAGGATTTATTTGCCTGGTTATTACTGTAA
- a CDS encoding DUF4157 domain-containing protein: MNLISAIRLYHDDVTVKDLVKLMGNLRLSQTRKTLTRDQSIVSGSRKPTYHPIEELQGIIGNRALGNLIKSQPDLSRQVHRSQDPLLSTVSPVSGQSIQRMPMFRGLSHEFRGNWSDGNLVQAKLTIGEAGDKYEQEADRVASEVVRQINAPVTSHSTQPDSIQAQGQQDELMRKPMVQLQSNEGAMAATPKLESSIQQARGSGMPIAESIRKPMEQSFGADFSRVKVHSDAQSDQLNQSIQARAFTTGKDIFFRQGEYNPGSRGGQELIAHELTHVVQQTGGQIQCKSPSDSVPSSPTFQVHLEQNKTLQRAPSKKKYPKEEHPKKWTDSPNWLSIHDIPLEEATPRIKPEVLKQLGFGNKDVHKQFQKYFQDIYLKKRGVNKLLSINELNVIQNIANDEEGKKYLESLQMFSLEEAKEYLRKKSENDWLKLHPNQRLIVASLAWLCRSNTQLLQELSLNKEYLFKTRPYQMALHFKANQPGGNEYLDEIRSNTAQVWQNTLELGEKGSDKKAIIIEEAKKRQQEIHQYGKAKGRKVDLGEAIEKHTKAIGVLKKVFLLMQAGLKECTDIGTEGNLPRYEKWSENVATALSHGGRVNIVIPKLAKKSEAGVRDPYALLNWLGVTQAGKIDESIGAFKRSFGTHFMKRSRQEEKVREQGGKLAAIKNKIYGTELYGINLAVGGIGKTDFNSDIILPDGAHGHLLIVFRPPTTEKFGALEVGVETTAPGGASNEGYVHNWKSTEATANPLSSAGGAKAEKHGKGKLDWNRLSIVSLDEIDQTTVVAKEMENWLDTLERLKAFYDLLEKNEKISIQDLVGKRDNFRGKITS, encoded by the coding sequence GTGAACCTCATCAGTGCGATTCGGCTATATCATGATGATGTGACTGTTAAAGATTTAGTCAAGCTCATGGGTAATCTACGACTAAGCCAAACCAGAAAGACTTTAACTCGAGATCAGTCAATAGTATCAGGAAGTAGGAAGCCAACATACCACCCCATCGAGGAACTGCAAGGGATAATCGGCAACCGAGCACTAGGTAATCTAATTAAATCCCAGCCAGACTTATCTCGACAAGTTCATCGTTCCCAAGATCCTCTGCTGAGTACTGTCTCCCCTGTTAGTGGGCAATCAATCCAGCGAATGCCAATGTTTAGGGGACTTTCCCATGAGTTCAGGGGCAATTGGTCTGATGGGAATTTAGTGCAGGCGAAGCTGACTATTGGTGAAGCTGGGGATAAGTATGAACAAGAAGCCGACCGAGTAGCATCGGAAGTAGTAAGACAAATTAACGCACCAGTTACTAGTCACAGCACTCAACCAGACTCGATTCAAGCTCAAGGTCAGCAAGATGAACTGATGAGGAAACCAATGGTGCAGCTTCAATCCAACGAAGGTGCAATGGCGGCTACCCCAAAGTTAGAAAGCTCAATCCAACAGGCAAGGGGGTCGGGGATGCCCATCGCCGAGAGTATTAGGAAACCAATGGAACAGTCGTTTGGGGCTGATTTTAGTCGGGTGAAGGTTCACAGTGATGCCCAATCTGACCAGTTGAATCAATCCATTCAGGCTCGTGCTTTTACCACAGGTAAAGATATCTTCTTTCGGCAGGGGGAATACAACCCTGGGAGTCGAGGAGGGCAGGAGTTAATTGCCCATGAGTTAACCCATGTGGTGCAGCAAACTGGGGGGCAAATCCAGTGTAAGTCTCCGAGTGATAGTGTGCCGAGTTCTCCAACATTCCAGGTACACTTAGAGCAGAATAAAACTCTACAGCGGGCACCAAGCAAAAAAAAATACCCGAAAGAAGAACACCCGAAAAAATGGACGGATTCTCCAAATTGGCTTTCAATACATGACATACCCTTGGAGGAAGCAACGCCGAGAATTAAACCGGAAGTTTTAAAGCAACTTGGGTTCGGCAATAAAGATGTTCATAAGCAGTTCCAAAAATACTTTCAAGATATATACCTCAAAAAAAGAGGTGTCAATAAGCTCCTAAGTATTAATGAGCTAAATGTGATTCAAAATATTGCTAACGATGAAGAGGGCAAGAAATATCTAGAAAGCTTACAAATGTTTTCTTTGGAAGAAGCTAAAGAATACTTAAGAAAAAAGAGTGAGAATGACTGGCTCAAACTACATCCCAATCAAAGACTAATTGTGGCTAGCCTAGCTTGGCTATGCCGCTCAAACACTCAACTATTACAAGAACTTAGTCTCAACAAAGAGTACTTATTTAAAACTCGTCCTTATCAAATGGCTTTACATTTCAAAGCTAATCAGCCAGGAGGTAATGAGTATCTGGATGAAATTCGGAGTAACACTGCTCAAGTTTGGCAAAATACCCTTGAATTAGGGGAAAAAGGGAGTGATAAAAAAGCCATAATTATTGAAGAAGCCAAGAAGCGTCAGCAAGAAATACATCAATACGGTAAGGCGAAAGGTAGGAAGGTTGATCTAGGTGAGGCGATTGAAAAACATACAAAAGCCATAGGGGTGCTTAAAAAAGTATTTTTACTCATGCAAGCTGGATTAAAAGAATGTACTGATATTGGAACCGAGGGTAACTTGCCTAGATATGAGAAGTGGTCGGAAAATGTTGCTACCGCCCTATCTCATGGTGGCAGAGTCAATATTGTAATTCCTAAGCTAGCGAAAAAAAGTGAAGCAGGCGTAAGAGACCCCTATGCCTTACTCAATTGGCTTGGTGTAACTCAAGCAGGAAAAATAGACGAAAGTATCGGAGCGTTTAAACGTTCTTTCGGTACACACTTTATGAAAAGGTCGAGGCAGGAAGAAAAAGTTCGAGAGCAGGGAGGAAAGCTAGCAGCAATTAAAAATAAAATTTATGGAACAGAACTTTATGGCATAAATTTAGCTGTTGGTGGTATTGGTAAGACAGATTTCAACAGTGATATAATTTTGCCAGATGGAGCCCACGGACATTTGCTGATTGTTTTTCGACCTCCAACTACAGAAAAATTCGGAGCTCTAGAGGTTGGAGTAGAAACAACTGCTCCAGGTGGTGCGAGTAACGAGGGATACGTTCATAACTGGAAGTCAACAGAAGCCACCGCAAACCCTCTATCTAGTGCGGGAGGTGCTAAAGCTGAAAAACACGGCAAAGGAAAGCTGGATTGGAATCGCCTCAGTATAGTTTCTCTCGACGAGATAGATCAAACTACAGTAGTAGCAAAGGAAATGGAAAATTGGCTTGACACATTGGAAAGACTAAAAGCTTTCTATGATTTATTGGAAAAAAATGAAAAAATAAGTATTCAAGACTTAGTTGGTAAACGAGATAATTTTAGGGGTAAAATCACCTCATAA
- a CDS encoding ATP-binding protein, which translates to MINQTQVFPPNPQFQQLFLLLQRLDGLLEQALAAAQDTYGSMAATNPYRGMQVDQEEVEQLLTHPPGTPVLQVDTETSQEFPSDAILEGSSLAWLQETFALSAFDVDIIAIALAPELDRRYERIYTYLQDDIRCKRPTVDLVLNLLCPTGEAKLARRSHFTPEAPLLRHSLLHLVSDPNQLQPTLLAHNLKLDGLVLALLLGETGLDQRLEPFCRLIEPTISLEELPLHQEVKQALLTIVVEDWQASKPLALYFEGADTSGKYRTAQALARTVQAPLLTVNLTRIVEAKAELEPTLKLAYRQAWFQKALLYLEGLETLQQTIESSENSSQYLSVLKIIADHQGITILAGEKPWRPEKTIAIGIVTVPFPIPEFTVRRCCWQNQLTAAGISLDGPELDALCDRFRLNSEQITDAVIDACNRARWRIAGEHVDTGHVPSGNKGTGENRIVSSSHTPHTPHTPHTPHTSPTPHTPHTSPTPHTPHTPHTPHTSHPPHTSPTPHTPNLPHCLQKPTLSELFAAARAQSGHQLGSLARQIQPKYSWDDIVLPANQKAQLREICNQAKYRQLVWEEWDFQSKLSLGRGLNVMFSGPPGTGKTMAAEIIAHELELDLYKIDLSQVVSKYIGETEKNLNRIFTAAANANAILLFDEADSLFGKRSEISSAHDRYANIEVGYLLQKMEEYEGVAILTTNLRTNMDDAFVRRLRFIIEFPFPNLKDRRRIWEQIWPSRVPRSEELDLDFIARHCEIAGGNIRNIALAAAFIAADDGGIVKMNHLLRAVRREYQKMGKVLIEGDFGQYAGLM; encoded by the coding sequence ATGATTAACCAAACCCAGGTATTCCCTCCCAACCCCCAATTTCAGCAACTCTTTCTGCTGTTACAGCGCTTAGACGGACTGCTAGAACAAGCTTTAGCCGCTGCCCAAGATACCTATGGTTCCATGGCTGCAACTAATCCCTATCGGGGGATGCAAGTTGACCAGGAAGAAGTGGAACAGTTGCTGACTCATCCACCAGGAACACCAGTATTGCAGGTAGATACAGAAACATCACAGGAGTTCCCCTCTGATGCTATCCTGGAAGGCTCATCTCTAGCATGGCTGCAAGAAACCTTTGCCCTCTCTGCCTTTGATGTCGATATTATTGCGATCGCTCTCGCTCCAGAACTAGACCGGCGCTATGAACGCATTTATACCTATCTCCAAGACGATATCCGGTGTAAACGACCCACTGTGGATCTCGTCCTGAATCTGCTCTGTCCAACTGGGGAAGCGAAACTGGCGCGGCGTAGTCACTTTACCCCGGAAGCTCCTCTCCTACGTCATAGTCTACTACACCTGGTCTCGGACCCTAATCAGCTCCAGCCTACTCTGCTCGCTCACAATCTTAAACTGGATGGGCTAGTCCTGGCTCTGCTGTTGGGAGAAACAGGATTAGATCAGCGATTAGAACCCTTCTGTAGGTTAATTGAGCCGACTATTTCCCTGGAAGAACTACCGTTACATCAGGAAGTAAAGCAGGCTTTATTAACAATAGTTGTCGAAGATTGGCAAGCAAGCAAACCCCTGGCACTGTATTTTGAGGGTGCAGATACCAGTGGTAAGTACCGTACCGCCCAAGCTCTGGCCAGGACTGTGCAAGCACCATTGCTAACAGTAAATTTAACTCGGATTGTAGAAGCCAAAGCTGAGTTGGAGCCAACCCTGAAACTAGCTTACCGTCAAGCCTGGTTTCAGAAAGCTTTACTTTACCTAGAAGGACTAGAAACTCTACAACAAACTATAGAAAGTTCGGAGAATTCCAGTCAATATTTATCTGTGCTAAAAATCATAGCAGACCATCAAGGAATTACTATCCTCGCTGGTGAAAAACCCTGGAGGCCAGAGAAAACGATAGCAATCGGAATCGTTACCGTTCCTTTTCCTATCCCTGAGTTTACCGTTCGTCGCTGTTGCTGGCAGAATCAACTAACCGCAGCCGGTATTTCCCTAGACGGACCAGAGCTAGATGCGTTATGCGATCGCTTCCGCCTCAATTCCGAGCAAATTACCGATGCCGTGATCGATGCCTGTAATCGAGCCCGTTGGCGTATTGCAGGGGAACATGTAGATACGGGACATGTTCCATCTGGCAACAAAGGAACAGGGGAGAATAGAATCGTTTCCTCTTCCCACACTCCCCACACTCCCCACACTCCCCACACTCCCCACACCTCCCCCACTCCCCACACTCCCCACACCTCCCCCACTCCCCACACTCCCCACACTCCCCACACTCCCCACACCTCCCACCCTCCCCACACTTCCCCCACTCCCCACACTCCCAACCTCCCACACTGCCTTCAAAAACCCACCTTGTCCGAACTATTTGCAGCAGCCCGTGCCCAATCTGGTCATCAACTAGGTTCCTTGGCACGTCAGATTCAGCCTAAGTACAGCTGGGATGATATTGTCCTGCCAGCTAATCAAAAGGCTCAGTTGCGGGAAATTTGTAATCAAGCCAAATACCGACAGCTAGTGTGGGAAGAGTGGGACTTCCAGAGCAAGCTTTCCCTGGGCAGAGGACTGAATGTGATGTTTTCTGGGCCACCAGGGACTGGTAAAACCATGGCAGCGGAAATTATTGCCCACGAATTAGAGCTTGACCTCTATAAGATTGACCTGTCCCAAGTGGTCAGTAAGTATATCGGGGAGACAGAAAAAAACCTCAATCGCATTTTTACAGCTGCTGCCAATGCCAACGCCATTCTCCTGTTTGATGAAGCAGATTCGCTTTTTGGCAAGCGCTCTGAAATTAGCAGTGCCCATGACCGCTACGCCAATATTGAGGTTGGCTATCTCCTGCAAAAGATGGAGGAGTACGAAGGAGTGGCGATTTTGACCACCAACCTACGGACTAATATGGATGATGCCTTTGTCCGGCGATTACGTTTTATTATTGAGTTTCCTTTTCCTAATCTCAAAGACCGCCGCCGGATCTGGGAGCAAATCTGGCCTAGTCGTGTACCTCGCTCCGAGGAACTGGATTTAGATTTTATCGCCCGTCACTGCGAGATTGCTGGGGGCAATATTCGTAATATTGCTCTAGCTGCTGCTTTTATAGCAGCAGATGATGGTGGAATTGTCAAGATGAATCACCTGCTGCGTGCAGTCCGGCGAGAGTATCAGAAGATGGGAAAAGTGTTAATAGAGGGTGATTTTGGTCAGTATGCTGGGCTGATGTGA